The genomic DNA TTCTGGAACAAACAGAGAATTAATGATGAGAGGACTTCATAAAAAGACACTTAAAGGTCGAGAAGATGGTTTAGAAGTATCTGGTATTGATAATGCTACAGGGCAAGCATTTACGAAGGTTGTGGCTCCAGAAAACTTACGAACTTATTATGGTTTTATAGGTGAAGAAAATTCAGGAATTTCTGAAGAATTTGTATACAGTACAGATTTTATTAAGTTTAGAGAGGTAAGTCTGTCATATAGTCTTCCTCAAACAGCATTAAAAAATGTTTTTATTGACAATGTAAGATTGTCTGTTATAGGTAGAAACCTATTCTTTATTTCAAGAAAAATTGATAATGTAGATCCAGAGGCTTCATTAAATAATTTAAACTCTCAAGGTATAGAAAGGTTTGGAACACCATCAACAAGAAGTTATGGGTTTTCAGTAAACGTTAAATTTTAAAAAATAGAATATGAAAAAAATATTTATTTTAGTAGTAATACTATGTACATTTAGTTTTTGTGATGACGGTTTCGAAGAACTCAATGTAAATCCAACAAAACCAGTTCAGTTAGATCCATCAACAAAACTTACTTATATTCAGTTATACACAGGTGGTAGTAGTTATGTTGCGTATTTATTTTGGAATGTTATTCATTTTATGCAAAACGTACAGCACTTAAATAATACGTCGTACGTATCCTTTTTATATAAAGAAGGAAATACACATTGGTTATTTGAAGAGCAATTTAAAACTACTGTAAAAAACATTGCAGATTTAGAAGCACAATTAGAAGCAAGTACAGCACCTACTGCAACGGTAGATTTAGCGATTGCAAGAGTACAAAAAGTTTTAATTTTTAGTAGAATAACAGATGCTTATGGAGATATTCCATACAGTGAAGCTGGCAAAGGGTTTTTAGAAGGGATTCGTTTTCCTAAATATGATACACAAAGTTCTATTTATACAAATATGTTAGAAACATTAGAAGCTTCTGCTACTGTTTTAAATTCAGGAGGTATAAGTTCTTATGGTACTGCAGATTTAATGTTTGCTGGTGATACCGGGAAATGGAAAAAGTTTGCCAATTCATTAATGTTACGTTTGGCGATGAGAATGGTAAAAGTAGACGATGCAAGTGCGAAAGCATGGGCAACGAAAGCGATTAATGGAGGAGTGATGACAAGTAATGCAGATATTGCTTTTTTACAATATGAGAATTCTGCAAATGATGGTGGACCAAACGTAAATCCGCTTACCAAGTGTTTTACTTCTAGAGCTTCAACTCAAGTTAAAATTTCTAAAACTTTTATGGATTTTATGAAAGATAGAGATGATCCAAGAGTTTCTGTTTTAGCATCTACAGTTAGTGGAGATACAGATCCTACCTTACAATTTGGTCAAGATATAAATGTTGATACAAGAGGTACAGCAAATTCAAAACCAAACATCAATATTTTTGGTGGTTCGGGAAATGTAGTTTACGATGCTCCTTTTTTCTTTCAAACGTATGCAGAGGTTGAGTTTATGTTAGCCGAAGCAGGAGAAAGATGGAGTTTGGCAGGTGGAGCTACAAATGTTGAAATACATTACAATGCAGGTGTAACTGCGGCAATGCAATATTTATCGATGTATGGTAATGTCGCAAATATTACAACTACTCAGATAGACGATTACTTAAATACGAATCCTTTTGTATCCTCGGAGGCTTTAAAAATGATTAATGAACAATATTGGGTAGCTACATTTGGTAATGGTTTAGAAACTTTTTCAAATTGGAGAAGATCTGGTTATCCAGAGTTAGTGCCTGCAAGTGTTGCAGCTACGCTTACAGGTGGTGAAATTCCAAGAAGATTGGTGTATCCAGCTTCAGAAAAATTAAACAATCCAGTAAATGTTGACGCAGCAATAACGCAACAAGGAGGAGACCTTTTAACGACAAGAATGTGGTGGGATAAAAATTAATTGAGAAAAAGATAATTTTTAAAAATAAAAGAGAGTAACAATATTTGTTTTTAGTTTGAATTTGTGATAGGAGGTGAGATACTAAAAGACGAATCTCACCTCTTATTTTAATAAAGAGTTTAAATTTAGGAAGACAATTCTTCTTAAAATTGAAAAAGTAAAAACTCATGTATCAGAAATTCAACTTCAAAAATTAAATTACAACTATTTTTAAAAAAAAGTATGTCAACTTCAATACCATAACTAATGGTACTTAATAAATAATAAAAGTAGTTTAAAGCTAATAAATTAAAATGAACTCAACCATAATTCTATTAATCATTGTATCTTATTTTGGGGTATTAATGTTAATATCACACTTTACTTCAAAAAACACAAG from Polaribacter sp. ALD11 includes the following:
- a CDS encoding SusD/RagB family nutrient-binding outer membrane lipoprotein, yielding MKKIFILVVILCTFSFCDDGFEELNVNPTKPVQLDPSTKLTYIQLYTGGSSYVAYLFWNVIHFMQNVQHLNNTSYVSFLYKEGNTHWLFEEQFKTTVKNIADLEAQLEASTAPTATVDLAIARVQKVLIFSRITDAYGDIPYSEAGKGFLEGIRFPKYDTQSSIYTNMLETLEASATVLNSGGISSYGTADLMFAGDTGKWKKFANSLMLRLAMRMVKVDDASAKAWATKAINGGVMTSNADIAFLQYENSANDGGPNVNPLTKCFTSRASTQVKISKTFMDFMKDRDDPRVSVLASTVSGDTDPTLQFGQDINVDTRGTANSKPNINIFGGSGNVVYDAPFFFQTYAEVEFMLAEAGERWSLAGGATNVEIHYNAGVTAAMQYLSMYGNVANITTTQIDDYLNTNPFVSSEALKMINEQYWVATFGNGLETFSNWRRSGYPELVPASVAATLTGGEIPRRLVYPASEKLNNPVNVDAAITQQGGDLLTTRMWWDKN